acactaccctccccaaatttCATTAATGGAATTTTActgtgttgttgttgtagtagtagtagtattttTGATTGTACGGGACAAATTGACCCTTTTTCGCTTTATTCTATTCCTACTTCCCTATATATATAATCCCCGACCTTACCCATTCCCCCATTAACAACTATCTCAGCTCAACTCTATATCCATCACTAATTCCTCCATATTTTCACGCACTACACACACTACTACTCGAAGAAAACACCTTTCATTttcatcttcttttcttttattctttcacaaagcaaagaaaaaaaaaactagagaTTATGGGTTTTCCACTAGGCTACACGGACATGTATCTTCCCAAATTACTCCTTCACATTATAACAATTTTGGGTTTCATTAAAAAGCTCATTTCCACACTATTTACGCTTTTGGGCCTCGAGGATTTTCTCGAGCCCGAATTTTCATACCTGGCCGGACCCGAATCCTGTTCGGAGCCCCGGTTTCACTCGGTGTCGGCGGCGTTGATAAGGGAGATTTTACCAGTGGTGAAGTACTCGGAAATAGTGGACCCGCCGGAGAAGTGCGCGGTGTGTCTGTACGAGTTCGAGTTGGACGATGAAATCAGACGGCTGAGAAATTGTAAGCATGTGTTTCATCGGAGCTGTGTGGACCATTGGATGGATCATGATCAGATGACGTGTCCGCTTTGTAGAGCAGGTTTTGTACCAGATGATATGATGGAAGTTTTTAACGAGAAGTTGTGGTTGGCTTCTGGAGTTTCTAATTATTATGAAGAGTATTCATATATTGCTTCTGGTTTGTAGTGGTCATAGTATTTTGTTTAAATCTGTCCGCTTTTGGTGGTTGTGATTTGATagggtaaaaattataaaatatgtatattataagag
This DNA window, taken from Nicotiana tabacum cultivar K326 chromosome 15, ASM71507v2, whole genome shotgun sequence, encodes the following:
- the LOC107799937 gene encoding brassinosteroid-responsive RING protein 1, with the translated sequence MGFPLGYTDMYLPKLLLHIITILGFIKKLISTLFTLLGLEDFLEPEFSYLAGPESCSEPRFHSVSAALIREILPVVKYSEIVDPPEKCAVCLYEFELDDEIRRLRNCKHVFHRSCVDHWMDHDQMTCPLCRAGFVPDDMMEVFNEKLWLASGVSNYYEEYSYIASGL